The following coding sequences are from one Shewanella violacea DSS12 window:
- a CDS encoding DeoR/GlpR family DNA-binding transcription regulator yields the protein MIKRNTQQRRHTIITLLNEHGEVSVDELALRFETSEVTIRKDLGALEKTGLLLRRYGGAVSVPREMTQATTEAISANKQNIAKAAARLIKDHNRIIIDSGSTTSGLVQELGNKRGLVVMTNALQLASAIHELEHEPTLLMTGGTWDPHSESFQGQVAEQVLRSYNFDQLFIGADGIDIERGTTTFNELTGLSKVMAEVSREVIVMLESDKIGRRIPNLELPWSNISVLVTDDKLPDEAAEKISEQGVHVIVAPYSN from the coding sequence ATGATTAAACGTAATACTCAGCAGCGACGTCATACCATAATCACCCTCTTAAATGAGCACGGTGAGGTAAGTGTCGATGAGCTGGCATTACGTTTCGAAACCTCAGAAGTCACTATTCGTAAAGATCTTGGTGCGTTAGAAAAAACGGGCTTGTTATTACGTCGTTATGGTGGCGCCGTTTCGGTTCCCCGAGAGATGACTCAAGCCACAACCGAAGCTATTTCCGCTAACAAGCAGAATATTGCCAAGGCGGCCGCCAGACTGATTAAAGATCACAATCGCATCATCATAGATAGCGGCAGTACCACATCTGGTCTAGTTCAAGAGCTAGGCAATAAACGTGGTTTGGTGGTGATGACTAATGCTCTGCAACTCGCCAGTGCCATCCATGAGTTAGAGCATGAGCCGACACTCTTGATGACAGGTGGAACCTGGGATCCCCATTCTGAGTCTTTTCAGGGCCAGGTTGCCGAACAGGTATTGCGTTCCTATAACTTCGATCAGCTATTCATTGGTGCTGACGGTATCGATATCGAGCGTGGCACCACCACTTTTAATGAGCTAACTGGGCTTAGTAAGGTGATGGCAGAAGTGTCCCGCGAAGTCATAGTCATGCTGGAATCCGATAAGATCGGCAGACGCATTCCAAATCTTGAATTGCCCTGGAGCAATATCAGCGTGCTAGTCACAGATGACAAGCTTCCCGATGAGGCAGCTGAAAAAATTTCTGAACAAGGCGTACATGTGATCGTGGCGCCTTATTCAAACTAA
- a CDS encoding TonB-dependent receptor, producing the protein MSLLSRSFRVSPICVAVVSAFTLAPAVAEETKTEEVSSANIERISVMGRSFNDYKVGSASGAMRGNISLMDTPQSVTVIPDFITDEQLATNLSEVLVNDSSVTGGSEKWNRQVFSIRGFELSSGSGYLINGQQQWSHYVQPIETLQQVEILKGPSSMLYGQSGPGGLINMVTKKPTYDTIFDLGFDTDEHGSTRFQLDAGGSLNEDQTIRYRTVLVKQDTQYWRTYSAENGQDGANQERDRWLGYLNLEFDLSDDLLLSLKYDHTQDKTGIDRGGWLDSSGDLIGGSDIIWDQPWAFTDNTITNMGADITYHISDDWQVKAGYNDQQFNRQRLDSSPNQCGKIDGQSVCFDDPITDGYFVSPFDRYDDWQHKTGYVDFVGNFSTGELEHQFLLGANMLDYYYGQLKESGEKYQHVMPGQPQPKPDLDYNRDDTKYESDYKHYGFYIQDLMTINDQWQVLAGMRYDEQKKDGTGNNSYAVSPKFGVIYSPAANGSIYVNYSKSFTPQGMVNDLEDVNDKMNLDPEYGEQYEIGTKWELFDGSLLLTGAVFDITVSNVTVTEDLDTSIDGGYQTITTQSGEQRHKGFEMGAQGQVSDSWFLTGSMMYLNAEYQRPESNSLNGKTPVDAPEWSANVWTRYEMTDDLALNFGAIYVGERFANTSNTVTKDAYVRFDMGTAYTMDVMGSDVSVRLNVKNLFDTDYLAGGGVTDVTVGEGRHLSLALEAKF; encoded by the coding sequence ATGTCATTACTTTCTCGTTCATTCAGAGTTTCACCAATTTGTGTGGCAGTTGTCTCTGCTTTTACCCTTGCGCCAGCTGTTGCTGAAGAGACAAAAACTGAAGAGGTATCTTCAGCAAACATAGAGCGCATCTCGGTGATGGGACGTAGCTTCAATGACTACAAGGTTGGTAGCGCTTCTGGTGCCATGCGTGGCAACATCAGCCTTATGGATACACCACAATCTGTTACGGTAATTCCTGATTTTATTACCGACGAACAACTAGCAACCAACTTATCTGAAGTCTTGGTAAATGATTCCAGTGTCACTGGTGGCTCGGAGAAGTGGAATCGTCAGGTATTCAGTATTCGAGGTTTCGAACTATCTTCTGGTTCAGGCTACTTGATCAATGGTCAGCAACAGTGGTCTCACTATGTGCAGCCTATCGAGACACTGCAGCAGGTCGAGATACTTAAAGGACCATCGAGTATGCTCTATGGTCAGTCAGGTCCAGGTGGCTTGATTAACATGGTCACCAAGAAACCTACCTATGACACTATTTTCGATCTAGGATTTGATACCGACGAGCATGGTTCTACTCGTTTTCAGCTAGATGCCGGTGGCAGCCTGAATGAAGATCAAACCATTCGTTATCGCACTGTGCTGGTTAAGCAAGATACTCAATATTGGCGTACTTATTCTGCCGAGAATGGTCAAGACGGCGCTAACCAGGAGCGTGATCGTTGGTTAGGCTATCTGAATCTTGAGTTCGATTTAAGTGATGACCTCTTGTTATCACTTAAATACGATCATACCCAAGATAAGACAGGTATAGATCGTGGTGGCTGGTTAGACAGCAGTGGAGACCTGATAGGTGGTAGCGATATCATCTGGGATCAGCCTTGGGCTTTCACCGATAACACTATCACTAATATGGGCGCGGATATTACTTATCACATCAGTGATGATTGGCAGGTAAAAGCGGGTTATAACGATCAGCAATTTAATCGTCAGCGTCTGGACTCTTCACCTAATCAGTGTGGAAAAATAGATGGCCAATCGGTTTGCTTCGACGATCCTATTACTGATGGGTATTTTGTTAGCCCATTCGATCGTTATGATGACTGGCAACATAAGACTGGTTATGTCGACTTTGTTGGTAATTTCTCAACAGGCGAGTTAGAGCATCAGTTTCTACTGGGTGCCAACATGCTGGATTACTACTATGGCCAACTCAAGGAGTCTGGTGAAAAGTACCAACATGTGATGCCTGGTCAGCCCCAACCTAAGCCAGATCTTGATTACAACCGAGATGATACTAAATATGAGAGTGACTATAAGCACTATGGTTTTTATATTCAGGATCTGATGACGATTAACGATCAATGGCAAGTGCTGGCCGGTATGCGTTATGACGAGCAGAAGAAGGATGGGACGGGTAATAACAGTTACGCGGTTTCGCCTAAGTTTGGTGTTATCTACTCACCGGCGGCAAACGGCAGTATCTATGTCAATTATTCTAAGAGCTTCACGCCTCAAGGTATGGTGAATGATTTAGAAGATGTTAATGACAAAATGAATCTGGATCCTGAATACGGTGAACAATACGAGATCGGTACTAAGTGGGAGCTGTTCGATGGCAGCCTGCTATTAACCGGTGCTGTTTTCGATATCACAGTTTCAAATGTCACAGTTACTGAAGATCTTGATACTTCAATCGATGGTGGATATCAAACTATCACCACTCAAAGTGGTGAGCAACGTCATAAAGGTTTCGAGATGGGCGCCCAGGGTCAGGTTAGCGACAGCTGGTTCCTGACTGGTTCCATGATGTATCTTAATGCCGAATATCAGAGACCCGAAAGTAATAGCTTGAATGGTAAGACACCAGTAGATGCGCCTGAGTGGTCGGCTAACGTCTGGACTCGTTATGAGATGACAGATGATCTGGCGCTCAACTTCGGTGCCATCTATGTGGGTGAGCGTTTTGCGAACACCAGTAACACGGTCACCAAAGATGCTTATGTTCGCTTCGATATGGGCACGGCATACACTATGGATGTTATGGGTAGCGATGTTAGCGTTCGCTTGAACGTTAAGAACCTATTCGATACCGATTACTTAGCGGGTGGCGGTGTGACAGATGTGACTGTGGGTGAAGGACGTCACTTGAGTCTGGCACTGGAAGCTAAGTTCTAA
- the glmS gene encoding glutamine--fructose-6-phosphate transaminase (isomerizing), which yields MCGIVGAVAQRDVAEILVEGLRRLEYRGYDSAGVAVINNAELTSTRRVGKVQELSSALDAVPLSGGTGIAHTRWATHGEPSERNAHPHQSQGDIAVVHNGIIENHNKLREMLKGLGYSFLSDTDTEVICHLVHHELKSHKTLLAAVQTTVKQLEGAYGTVVIDRRDSDRMIVARSGSPLVIGYGLGENFVASDQLALLPVTRSFSFLEEGDVAEVTRRSVDIYDIDGNAVEREVKESEVTHDAGDKGEYRHYMLKEIYEQPLALSRTIEGRIANKQVLDTAFGDNAAEFLKDIKHVQIIACGTSYHAGMAARYWLEDWAGVSCNVEIASEFRYRKSHLFPNSLLVTISQSGETADTLAALRLAKEMGYKATMTICNSAGSSLVRESDMAYMMKAGAEIGVASTKAFTVQLAGLLMLTAVIGRHNGMSDDMQAKITQSLQSMPAKVEQALGLDAAIAELAEDFADKHHALFLGRGDQYPIAMEGALKLKEISYIHAEAYASGELKHGPLALIDADMPVIVVAPNNELLEKLKSNVEEVRARGGLMYVFADVDAEFKSDDTMKVIPVPHCDEFMAALMYTIPMQLLSYHVALIKGTDVDQPRNLAKSVTVE from the coding sequence ATGTGCGGAATTGTTGGCGCGGTAGCGCAAAGAGATGTGGCCGAAATACTGGTCGAAGGTTTACGTCGTTTAGAGTATCGCGGTTATGATTCTGCAGGTGTTGCGGTAATTAACAATGCAGAGCTAACCAGTACTCGCCGCGTGGGTAAGGTTCAAGAACTCTCTAGCGCATTGGACGCCGTGCCTTTAAGCGGTGGAACAGGTATAGCTCATACTCGTTGGGCTACTCATGGTGAGCCTAGTGAACGTAATGCACACCCACATCAATCACAAGGTGATATTGCGGTTGTTCATAACGGCATCATAGAAAACCACAACAAGTTGCGTGAGATGCTAAAAGGCTTAGGTTATAGCTTCTTATCAGATACAGATACCGAAGTTATCTGTCATCTAGTACACCATGAGCTTAAGTCACATAAGACTCTACTAGCTGCGGTTCAGACAACGGTTAAACAGCTGGAAGGTGCCTACGGCACTGTGGTTATCGATCGCCGTGACAGTGATCGCATGATAGTAGCTCGCTCGGGTAGCCCCTTGGTTATCGGTTATGGCTTAGGTGAGAATTTCGTTGCCTCGGATCAGCTGGCACTACTTCCTGTTACCCGCTCTTTTTCTTTCCTAGAAGAGGGAGACGTTGCCGAAGTGACTCGTCGCAGTGTAGATATCTATGATATCGACGGTAATGCGGTTGAGCGTGAAGTTAAAGAATCTGAAGTGACCCATGACGCCGGTGATAAGGGCGAATACCGTCACTATATGCTCAAGGAAATTTATGAGCAGCCATTGGCTTTGAGTCGCACCATAGAAGGACGTATCGCCAATAAGCAGGTATTAGATACTGCATTCGGTGACAATGCTGCCGAGTTCCTTAAAGATATTAAACATGTGCAGATCATCGCCTGTGGTACTAGTTATCATGCTGGCATGGCTGCACGTTACTGGTTAGAAGATTGGGCCGGTGTTTCATGTAACGTGGAAATAGCTTCCGAGTTCCGTTACCGCAAGTCACACTTGTTCCCTAACAGCTTGTTGGTGACCATTTCTCAGTCAGGTGAGACTGCCGATACCTTAGCCGCGCTACGTCTGGCGAAAGAGATGGGTTACAAGGCCACCATGACCATATGTAACTCAGCTGGGTCATCTCTAGTACGTGAGTCTGATATGGCTTATATGATGAAAGCGGGCGCCGAGATAGGTGTTGCTTCGACTAAGGCCTTCACGGTTCAGTTAGCCGGTCTGCTTATGCTAACGGCTGTTATCGGACGTCATAATGGTATGTCAGATGATATGCAGGCTAAGATCACTCAGAGCCTGCAGTCCATGCCAGCGAAAGTAGAACAAGCACTTGGGCTAGATGCCGCTATTGCCGAATTGGCCGAAGATTTTGCCGACAAGCACCATGCACTTTTCCTCGGCCGTGGTGATCAGTACCCAATCGCCATGGAAGGAGCACTCAAGCTTAAAGAAATCTCCTATATTCACGCCGAAGCTTATGCATCGGGTGAGCTAAAACATGGACCATTGGCGCTTATTGACGCTGATATGCCTGTTATCGTAGTAGCCCCCAATAATGAGCTATTAGAAAAGCTTAAGTCGAATGTCGAAGAGGTGCGTGCTCGTGGCGGCCTGATGTATGTGTTTGCCGATGTAGATGCCGAGTTTAAATCTGATGACACCATGAAGGTAATTCCTGTGCCTCATTGTGATGAGTTCATGGCAGCCTTGATGTACACAATTCCTATGCAGTTATTGTCATACCATGTGGCTCTGATTAAAGGTACCGACGTGGATCAACCACGTAACTTGGCTAAATCTGTGACGGTTGAATAG
- the glmU gene encoding bifunctional UDP-N-acetylglucosamine diphosphorylase/glucosamine-1-phosphate N-acetyltransferase GlmU produces the protein MALNVVILAAGKGTRMRSDLPKVLHPIAHKSMVQHVIDTAHNVGSDGIQLVYGYGADKLQSVLGEQQLNWVLQAEQLGTGHAVAQANKNINDDDTVLILYGDVPLIQASTLEALLMAREDNGLAILTVNLPNPTGYGRIVREEGKVVGIVEQKDANAEQLLIQEVNTGIMAAPGKKLKDWLGQLSSDNAQGEYYLTDIVAMAKKDGVAITTAQPESAVEVEGANNRVQLAQLERAYQAREAEKLMLAGANLRDPARIDIRGEVSVGMDVMIDINVIIQGKVTIGNNVTIGAGAILIDCEIGDNAEIKPYSIVESAKVGVKASAGPFARLRPGAELKTDAHVGNFVEIKKAVLGEGSKAGHLAYIGDALIGAGVNIGAGTITCNYDGANKHLTVIEDNVFVGSDTQLIAPVTIGKGATIGAGSTITSNVAENELVITRVKQRHLSGWVRPVKKPK, from the coding sequence ATGGCATTGAACGTAGTGATTTTGGCCGCAGGCAAGGGAACCCGCATGCGCTCAGATCTTCCTAAAGTCTTACACCCTATTGCACATAAAAGCATGGTGCAGCATGTGATCGATACCGCTCATAACGTGGGCAGTGATGGGATCCAGTTAGTGTATGGCTATGGTGCGGATAAGCTACAGAGTGTCTTAGGTGAGCAGCAGCTTAACTGGGTGCTTCAAGCCGAACAGTTAGGTACTGGCCATGCGGTGGCTCAGGCTAATAAAAATATCAATGATGACGATACCGTACTTATTCTTTACGGTGATGTGCCGCTTATTCAAGCTTCTACATTGGAAGCTCTGCTGATGGCGCGGGAAGATAATGGTCTGGCGATTCTTACCGTTAACCTGCCAAATCCAACAGGCTATGGCCGCATCGTACGTGAGGAAGGCAAGGTCGTAGGTATTGTGGAGCAGAAAGATGCCAATGCAGAGCAGTTACTGATCCAAGAGGTCAATACCGGCATTATGGCGGCTCCAGGTAAGAAACTTAAAGATTGGCTTGGACAGTTATCATCAGATAATGCTCAAGGTGAATATTACCTGACAGATATCGTTGCTATGGCGAAGAAAGACGGTGTTGCTATCACAACGGCTCAGCCAGAATCGGCAGTCGAAGTGGAAGGTGCCAACAACCGAGTACAGCTGGCTCAGCTAGAGCGTGCTTATCAGGCTCGTGAGGCGGAGAAGTTGATGTTGGCTGGTGCCAACTTACGTGATCCTGCTCGTATCGACATTCGTGGTGAAGTATCTGTAGGCATGGATGTGATGATAGATATTAACGTCATCATCCAGGGAAAAGTAACCATAGGTAATAACGTGACTATCGGTGCCGGCGCCATTCTTATCGATTGTGAGATTGGCGATAACGCCGAGATTAAGCCTTACTCTATCGTAGAGAGTGCCAAGGTAGGCGTTAAAGCCAGTGCCGGACCATTTGCGCGTCTGCGTCCTGGTGCCGAGTTGAAAACAGATGCTCATGTGGGTAACTTCGTCGAGATAAAGAAGGCCGTGTTAGGTGAGGGCTCCAAGGCGGGCCATCTGGCCTATATTGGCGATGCTCTAATCGGCGCCGGTGTGAATATAGGTGCAGGTACTATCACCTGTAACTATGATGGTGCTAACAAGCATCTCACTGTGATCGAAGATAATGTGTTTGTCGGCAGCGACACTCAGCTCATTGCTCCTGTGACTATCGGTAAAGGCGCTACCATAGGCGCAGGTTCAACGATTACATCTAATGTGGCCGAGAATGAGTTGGTGATCACTCGGGTTAAGCAACGTCATCTGAGTGGTTGGGTTAGGCCGGTCAAGAAGCCTAAATAG